A portion of the Phycodurus eques isolate BA_2022a chromosome 3, UOR_Pequ_1.1, whole genome shotgun sequence genome contains these proteins:
- the slc23a2 gene encoding solute carrier family 23 member 2 isoform X5 has product MGVGKNTASRPVDSGSEGGKYEEENKHAADFYPIPVVVNGVGGANGDQDTENTELMAIYTKDVQGAEKSSMSETLDSLDSTDPRRMDMIYIIEDTPPWYLCVFLGLQHYLTCFSGTIAVPFLLAEAMCVGFDQWATSHLIGTIFFCVGITTLLQTTLGCRLPLFQASAFAFLAPARAILSLDKWKCNNTAILETNSTEILHTEHIWHPRIREIQGAIIVSSLVEVCIGALGLPGLLLKYIGPLTITPTVALIGLSGFQAAGERAGKHWGIAMLTIFLVLLFSQYARNVHFPLPVYKAKKGWTSYRLQVFKMFPIIMAILVSWLLCFIFTVTDVFPPEKDKYGYYARTDARQGILSGAPWFKIPYPFQWGLPSVTAAGVIGMMSAVVASIIESIGDYYACARLSCAPPPPIHAINRGIFVEGISCVLDGLFGTGNGSTSSSPNIGVLGITKVGSRRVIQYGAAMMLLLGLVGKFSALFASLPDPVLGALFCTLFGMITAVGLSNLQFVDLNSSRNLFVLGFSIFFGLMLPSYLKQNPLVTGIVEIDQVLNVLLTTAMFVGGSVAFILDNTIPGSPEERGIGKLKRGSGPSAAELEGMRSYDLPFGMDFIRRHPIFKYIPISPTFAGYQWGRLRKTCRSRDGHRDAGKGGGEGGVSHSESLA; this is encoded by the exons GTGGTGGTAAATGGAGTGGGCGGAGCCAATGGGGACCAGGATACAGAGAACACCGAGCTGATGGCCATCTACACAAAAGATGTTCAAGGAGCAGAAAAG agcTCAATGTCAGAGACGTTGGACAGCTTAGACAGCACTGATCCGAGGAGGATGGACATGATCTATATCATAGAAGACACTCCGCCTTggtacttgtgtgtgtttttaggcCTACAG CATTATTTGACGTGTTTCAGTGGAACCATAGCGGTGCCATTCCTCCTCGCTGAAGCGATGTGTGTCGGCTTTGACCAATGGGCCACAAGCCACCTCATAGGGACCATCTTCTTTTGTGTGGGGATCACAACCCTTCTACAAACCACGCTGGGCTGcag GTTGCCTTTGTTCCAGGCTAGCGCTTTCGCCTTCCTCGCCCCAGCCAGAGCCATTCTGTCACTGGACAAATGGAAATGTAACAACACAG CGATACTAGAGACAAACAGCACAGAGATTCTCCACACAGAGCACATCTGGCATCCCAGGATACGAGAA ATCCAAGGGGCGATCATCGTGTCATCCCTAGTGGAGGTGTGTATTGGGGCGCTGGGTCTACCCGGGCTCCTCCTGAAGTATATCGGACCTCTGACCATCACCCCCACTGTAGCCCTCATCGGCCTCTCCGGTTTCCAGGCGGCAGGGGAGAGGGCAGGAAAACACTGGGGCATCGCTATGCT AACTATTTTCCTGGTGCTGCTCTTCTCCCAATATGCCCGAAATGTCCACTTCCCGTTGCCGGTCTATAAAGCAAAGAAAGGCTGGACTTCCTACAGGCTGCAGGTTTTCAAAATGTTCCCA ATCATCATGGCCATCCTGGTGTCATGGCTCTTGTGCTTCATCTTCACGGTGACTGATGTCTTCCCACCCGAAAAGGACAAGTATGGCTACTATGCCCGGACAGACGCACGCCAAGGGATCCTTTCAGGTGCACCCTGGTTCAAGATCCCGTATCCCT tccAGTGGGGTCTTCCTAGTGTAACGGCTGCAGGTGTGATCGGCATGATGAGCGCCGTAGTTGCCAGCATCATCGAGTCCATAGGCGACTATTACGCCTGCGCCCGTCTGTCGTGTGCCCCTCCTCCTCCCATCCACGCCATCAATAG GGGCATATTTGTCGAGGGCATCTCTTGTGTTCTGGATGGACTTTTCGGGACAGGAAATGGTTCCACCTCCTCCAGTCCAAACATTGGTGTCCTGGGTATAACAAAG GTGGGCAGCAGGCGCGTGATCCAGTACGGCGCCGCCATGATGCTGTTGCTGGGCCTTGTGGGTAAATTCAGCGCCCTGTTCGCCTCCCTGCCAGACCCTGTGCTGGGTGCTCTGTTCTGCACCTTGTTCGGCATGATCACGGCGGTGGGGCTGTCCAACCTGCAGTTTGTCGACCTTAACTCTTCCAGGAACCTCTTTGTTCTGGGCTTCTCCATCTTCTTTGGCCTGATGTTGCCCAGCTACCTCAAACAGAACCCACTTGTTACAG GCATTGTTGAGATTGACCAAGTGCTAAACGTACTCCTCACCACTGCCATGTTTGTGGGAGGCTcagttgcttttattttggacaaTACTATTCCAG GTTCTCCTGAAGAGCGAGGCATCGGGAAGCTAAAGCGCGGCTCTGGTCCCAGCGCCGCCGAGCTAGAGGGGATGCGATCCTACGACCTGCCATTTGGAATGGACTTCATCCGCAGGCACCCCATCTTTAAGTACATCCCCATCAGCCCCACCTTCGCTGGCTACCAGTGGGGACGGCTGCGGAAAACCTGCAGGAGCAGGGACGGACACAGGGATGCGGGCaagggaggaggagagggagggGTTTCTCACAGCGAGAGTCTCGCGTAG
- the rassf2b gene encoding ras association domain-containing protein 2b has product MDGTHNGVQVGENKFISKATILSHLKTYNLYYEGQNLQLRHREEEGELIVEGLLNIFWGLRRPIRLQMQDDHERIRPPPSSTSWHSGCILDSQGSPNSTDGQQKPHVTPPAMEVTPPDNRSEDNGVMEHAEEDSENSAQLLRTKSDAGVLRRAHRRSPSDQRKIRRHRFSINGHFYNHKTAVFTPAFGSVTNVRINSCMTTPQVLRVLLNKFKIENSPDDFALYLAHASGERVKLKRSDFPLVLRVMQGPCEQVCKLFLMEEDLGEEVTYDVAQYIKFEMPVLQSFITKLKEEEDREVQKLRRRYNVLRCIIEKQLGCLPEGPACM; this is encoded by the exons ATGGATGGCACTCACAATGGGGTTCAGGTCGGAGAGAACAAGTTCATCAGCAA GGCAACCATCCTCTCGCATCTGAAAACGTACAACCTTTACTATGAAGGACAGAATCTGCAGCTCAGGCACAGAGAG GAAGAGGGGGAGCTGATCGTCGAGGGCCTGTTGAATATCTTTTGGGGCCTGCGGCGACCAATCAGGCTTCAGATGCAGGACGACCACGAGCGCATCCGACCGCCTCCCTCCTCCACATCCTGGCACTCTGGTTGCATTCTGGACAGTCAGGG TTCCCCAAACAGCACAGACGGTCAACAGAAGCCACACGTGACTCCGCCCGCTATGGAGGTGACGCCGCCTGACAACCGATCGGAAGACAACGGCGTGATGGAGCACGCGGAAG AGGACAGCGAGAACTCAGCTCAGCTCCTCAGAACCAAGAGTGACGCCGGGGTCCTAAGGCGGGCCCACCGCCGCTCCCCCAGCGACCAGAGGAAGATCCGACGCCATCGCTTCTCCATCAATGGACACTTCTACAACCACAAG ACAGCCGTGTTCACGCCTGCTTTCGGCTCGGTGACCAACGTTCGCATCAACAGCTGTATGACGACGCCGCAGGTGCTGAGAGTTCTCCTCAACAAGTTTAAGATTGAAAACAGTCCGGATGATTTTGCACTCTACCTCGCCCATGCCAGTGGAG AGCGAGTGAAGCTGAAGCGCAGTGACTTCCCTCTGGTTTTGAGAGTTATGCAGGGTCCGTGCGAGCAGGTGTGCAAACTGTTCCTCATGGAGGAGGACTTGGGAGAAGAAGTCACATATGAT GTGGCGCAGTATATCAAGTTTGAAATGCCCGTGCTGCAGAgcttcatcaccaagctgaaggaggaggaggacagagAGGTGCAGAAGCTGAGGAGAAG GTACAACGTCCTGCGCTGCATCATAGAGAAGCAGCTCGGCTGTCTCCCCGAAGG